The following proteins are co-located in the Spinactinospora alkalitolerans genome:
- a CDS encoding GGDEF domain-containing protein, which translates to MTVARSAVTDRERSWTSRMRAWPLFAQPRPLACLVFLVIACDLVLAVAGGLVTRIRLEEVCTAAALVTCGVVCVEAMRRLGMPGGVVRDLLGAWWIPMLLLLPPFYSLIVPIPIYVMLQLRIRRAVVFRRVFSVASVALAGFTASTAFHAIVTGEVVLLDGVSGITEQSVLISGPGLLAAVLCCALFSVLNTALVAGAVRLSARETPRRRLIWDREAILLDWAELCVGLTVAILCGLSLYLLALVLPPVLLLQRSLLFQQLQTAARTDPKTGLLNAATWEREAEAELVRAMRSGRPLAVLIIDIDHFKGVNDTYGHLFGDQVLLGVATTLTHQLRQYDVVGRFGGEEFVVLLPGADMAETCRIAERLRSRVGRMALPVDETTVTVTISVGAALLRVHGRDLIELLAAADLALYRAKDSGRNRVCLPVSGMPDFTERPAGRPGGGGRTAPAAE; encoded by the coding sequence ATGACGGTGGCGCGGTCGGCCGTTACTGATCGTGAGCGGTCCTGGACCTCCAGGATGCGGGCGTGGCCGCTGTTCGCGCAGCCGCGCCCGCTGGCGTGCCTCGTCTTCCTCGTCATCGCGTGCGACCTCGTGCTCGCGGTCGCCGGCGGACTGGTCACCCGGATCCGGCTGGAGGAGGTCTGCACCGCCGCCGCGCTGGTCACCTGCGGGGTCGTCTGCGTGGAGGCCATGCGCAGGCTCGGCATGCCCGGCGGGGTGGTGCGGGACCTGCTCGGCGCGTGGTGGATCCCGATGCTGCTGCTCCTGCCGCCCTTCTACTCGCTGATCGTGCCGATCCCGATCTATGTGATGCTGCAGCTCCGGATCCGCCGGGCCGTGGTGTTCCGGCGGGTCTTCAGCGTGGCGTCGGTGGCGTTGGCGGGGTTCACCGCGTCGACGGCCTTCCACGCGATCGTCACCGGCGAGGTCGTCCTCCTCGACGGCGTCAGCGGAATCACCGAGCAGAGCGTCCTGATCAGCGGTCCGGGCCTCCTGGCCGCCGTGCTGTGCTGCGCGCTGTTCAGCGTCCTCAACACGGCGCTGGTGGCCGGCGCGGTGCGGCTCAGCGCGCGCGAGACGCCCAGGCGCCGGCTGATCTGGGACCGCGAGGCGATCCTGCTGGACTGGGCCGAACTGTGCGTGGGACTCACGGTGGCGATCCTGTGCGGGCTGTCGCTGTACCTGCTGGCGCTCGTCCTGCCGCCGGTGCTGCTGCTCCAGCGCAGCCTGCTGTTCCAGCAGCTCCAGACCGCGGCCCGCACCGACCCCAAGACCGGCCTGCTCAACGCCGCCACCTGGGAGCGCGAGGCCGAGGCCGAACTGGTGCGCGCGATGCGCTCGGGGCGTCCCCTGGCCGTGCTGATCATCGACATCGACCACTTCAAGGGGGTCAACGACACCTATGGGCACCTGTTCGGCGACCAGGTCCTCCTCGGCGTCGCCACCACCCTCACCCACCAGTTGCGCCAGTACGACGTCGTCGGGCGGTTCGGCGGCGAGGAGTTCGTCGTGCTGCTCCCCGGAGCGGACATGGCCGAGACGTGCCGGATCGCGGAGCGGCTGCGCTCGCGGGTGGGCCGCATGGCGCTGCCGGTGGACGAGACCACGGTGACCGTCACGATCTCGGTCGGAGCGGCGCTGCTGCGCGTGCACGGCCGCGACCTGATCGAACTGCTGGCAGCCGCCGACCTCGCGCTCTACCGGGCCAAGGACTCCGGGCGCAACCGCGTGTGCCTGCCGGTGTCGGGCATGCCGGACTTCACCGAGCGGCCCGCCGGGCGCCCCGGCGGCGGAGGTCGGACGGCCCCGGCGGCGGAGTAA
- a CDS encoding DUF4192 domain-containing protein, with the protein MVTNGDSRPNPVLTLSTPTDIIAAIPFLLGFHPGDDVIVIGLGGRSARVRLTTRCDLPADPAAAAQLASTLIAPLGRQGCDRVLAVGYGPAERVTPCLEAVREILAGSGVRVAEALRVQGGRYWSHLCGSPRCCPPGGTAYDVGSSAVPAGAVAAGLTARRDREDLAASIAPIGGRGRADMERATLRAETRCARLWGRSDPGGHAAFEIAVRAEGVRTVRRVVAAALGGDPPEAPDTIAWLGVLLLSLRVRDEAWAHIRRERAQAHVLLWRHVLRRIEPPYSAAPGSLLAFAAWLSGDGVLADLALDRVDAAVPGYSMAELIRQALRCGVSPGDWRHFTPEWLEGRAPVAEQDGG; encoded by the coding sequence ATGGTCACCAATGGCGACTCCCGCCCGAACCCCGTCCTGACCCTTTCCACCCCCACCGACATCATCGCCGCGATCCCGTTCCTGCTCGGTTTCCATCCGGGCGACGACGTCATCGTCATCGGCCTCGGCGGGCGCTCCGCCCGGGTCCGCCTCACCACCCGCTGCGACCTGCCGGCCGATCCCGCTGCGGCGGCGCAGCTCGCCTCCACCCTGATCGCGCCGCTCGGCAGGCAGGGGTGCGACCGGGTCCTGGCGGTGGGGTACGGACCGGCCGAACGCGTCACCCCCTGCCTGGAGGCGGTCCGGGAGATCCTGGCCGGATCCGGCGTGCGCGTCGCCGAGGCGCTGCGCGTCCAGGGCGGCCGCTACTGGTCCCATCTGTGCGGCTCGCCCCGGTGCTGTCCGCCCGGCGGAACCGCCTACGACGTCGGCTCCTCCGCGGTCCCGGCCGGAGCCGTCGCCGCGGGGCTCACCGCCCGGCGCGACCGGGAGGACCTCGCCGCATCGATCGCGCCCATCGGCGGGCGGGGCCGGGCCGACATGGAGCGGGCCACCCTGCGGGCCGAGACGCGGTGCGCCCGGCTGTGGGGCCGCTCGGATCCCGGCGGCCACGCCGCGTTCGAGATCGCCGTCCGGGCCGAGGGCGTGCGCACGGTGCGCCGGGTCGTCGCGGCGGCGCTCGGCGGCGATCCGCCCGAGGCCCCCGACACGATCGCCTGGCTCGGGGTCCTGCTGCTCTCGCTGCGGGTGCGCGACGAGGCGTGGGCGCACATCCGCCGCGAGCGCGCCCAGGCCCACGTCCTGCTGTGGCGGCACGTGCTGCGCCGGATCGAACCGCCCTACAGCGCCGCTCCCGGCTCCCTCCTGGCCTTCGCGGCATGGCTGAGCGGTGACGGCGTACTCGCCGACCTCGCCCTGGACCGCGTCGACGCCGCCGTCCCCGGCTACTCGATGGCGGAGCTGATCCGCCAGGCGCTGCGGTGCGGCGTCTCACCCGGCGACTGGCGGCACTTCACGCCAGAGTGGCTGGAGGGCCGTGCCCCCGTCGCGGAGCAGGACGGCGGCTGA
- the ettA gene encoding energy-dependent translational throttle protein EttA, translated as MPEYIYTMRNVRKAHGDKVVLDDVSGSFLPGAKIGVVGPNGAGKSTLLKLMAGVEQPSNGEARLMPGFSVGMVAQEPQLDPDKTVLQNVEDGVAETKAMLDRFNEIAEKMATDYSDELLEEMGRLQDKLDHRNAWDLDSQLAQAMDALRCPPADAEISVLSGGEKRRVALCKLLLEQPDLLLLDEPTNHLDAESVQWLEQHLEKYPGTIIAITHDRYFLDNVATWILELDRGKLYPYEGNYTTYLDTKATRLKVEGQKDVKRQRRLQEELEWVRSNAKARQTKSKARLQRYEEMAAEADKTRKLDFEEIQIPPGPRLGTSVVEVKNLTKGFDDRVLIDDLSFSLPPNGIVGVIGPNGVGKTTLFKMIVGEEKPDSGSINVGDTVKISYVDQYRGRIADDKNVWEAVSDGESFIRVGNVEIPSRAYVAAFGFKGSDQQKLAGVLSGGERNRVNLALTLKQGGNLLLLDEPTNDLDVDTLGSLENALLDFPGCAVITSHDRWFLDRVATHILAWEGGSDWFWFEGNFESYEKNKIERLGPEAARPHAVTHRKLTRG; from the coding sequence ATGCCGGAGTACATCTACACGATGCGAAATGTGCGCAAAGCGCACGGCGACAAGGTTGTCCTGGACGACGTCTCGGGGTCGTTCCTGCCCGGAGCCAAGATCGGTGTCGTGGGGCCGAACGGCGCGGGCAAGTCCACGCTGCTGAAGCTGATGGCCGGCGTCGAACAGCCGTCGAACGGCGAGGCGCGGCTCATGCCCGGGTTCAGCGTGGGCATGGTGGCCCAGGAGCCCCAGCTCGACCCGGACAAGACGGTCCTGCAAAACGTCGAGGACGGCGTGGCCGAGACCAAGGCGATGCTCGACCGCTTCAACGAGATCGCCGAGAAGATGGCCACCGACTACTCCGACGAGCTGCTCGAAGAGATGGGCAGGCTGCAGGACAAGCTCGACCACCGCAACGCCTGGGACCTCGACAGCCAGCTCGCCCAGGCGATGGACGCGCTGCGCTGCCCGCCGGCCGACGCCGAAATCTCGGTGCTCTCCGGCGGCGAGAAGCGCCGCGTGGCGCTGTGCAAGCTCCTGCTGGAGCAGCCGGACCTGCTGCTGCTGGACGAGCCCACCAACCACCTCGACGCCGAGAGCGTGCAGTGGCTGGAGCAGCACCTGGAGAAGTACCCCGGCACGATCATCGCGATCACGCACGACCGCTACTTCCTGGACAACGTCGCCACCTGGATCCTGGAGCTGGACCGGGGCAAGCTCTACCCCTACGAGGGCAACTACACCACCTACCTCGACACCAAGGCCACGCGGCTGAAGGTCGAGGGCCAGAAGGACGTCAAGCGCCAGAGGCGCCTGCAGGAGGAGCTGGAGTGGGTCCGCTCCAACGCCAAGGCGCGCCAGACCAAGAGCAAGGCGCGGCTGCAGCGCTACGAGGAGATGGCGGCCGAGGCCGACAAGACCCGCAAGCTGGACTTCGAGGAGATCCAGATCCCGCCGGGCCCGCGCCTGGGCACCAGCGTGGTGGAGGTCAAGAACCTCACCAAGGGCTTCGATGACCGCGTCCTCATCGACGACCTCAGCTTCTCGCTGCCGCCCAACGGCATCGTCGGTGTGATCGGCCCCAACGGCGTGGGAAAGACGACGCTGTTCAAGATGATCGTCGGTGAGGAGAAGCCGGACTCCGGCAGCATCAACGTCGGCGACACGGTGAAGATCTCCTACGTCGACCAGTATCGCGGCCGGATCGCCGACGACAAGAACGTCTGGGAGGCCGTCTCCGACGGCGAGTCCTTCATCCGGGTCGGCAACGTCGAGATCCCGAGCCGGGCCTATGTCGCCGCGTTCGGGTTCAAGGGCTCCGACCAGCAGAAGCTCGCCGGTGTGCTCTCCGGTGGCGAGCGCAACCGGGTCAACCTCGCGCTCACCCTGAAGCAGGGCGGCAACCTGCTGCTGCTCGACGAGCCCACCAACGACCTCGACGTCGACACGCTCGGCTCGCTGGAGAACGCGCTGCTGGACTTCCCCGGCTGCGCCGTGATCACCAGCCACGACCGGTGGTTCCTGGACCGGGTCGCGACGCACATCCTGGCGTGGGAGGGCGGCTCCGACTGGTTCTGGTTCGAAGGCAACTTCGAGTCCTACGAGAAGAACAAGATCGAGCGCCTCGGCCCCGAGGCCGCGCGCCCGCACGCGGTCACGCACCGCAAGCTCACCCGGGGTTGA
- a CDS encoding globin — translation MTSPRDDSDAPVSFYEAVGGEETFVRLVRRFYEGVADDPLLRPMYPEEDLGPAEERLRLFLIQYWGGPRTYGERRGHPRLRMRHFPFRIGAAERDRWLVHMRAAVDDLGLPAELDRQLWEYMVYAAHSMVNVPEEAAEPAARAADPASITVRSDGGDDDGGDGEVIRISLK, via the coding sequence ATGACTTCCCCGCGCGATGACAGTGATGCCCCGGTGAGCTTCTACGAGGCGGTCGGCGGCGAGGAGACGTTCGTCCGCCTCGTCCGCCGCTTCTACGAAGGGGTCGCGGACGACCCTCTGCTGCGGCCCATGTACCCCGAAGAGGACCTCGGCCCCGCGGAGGAGCGGCTCCGGCTGTTCCTGATCCAGTACTGGGGCGGTCCCCGCACCTACGGCGAGCGCCGCGGCCATCCCCGGCTGCGCATGCGCCACTTCCCGTTCCGCATCGGCGCGGCCGAACGGGACCGCTGGCTGGTCCACATGCGCGCCGCGGTCGACGACCTCGGGCTGCCGGCCGAGCTGGACCGGCAACTGTGGGAGTACATGGTCTACGCCGCGCACAGCATGGTGAACGTGCCCGAGGAGGCGGCCGAACCCGCCGCCCGGGCGGCCGACCCCGCCTCCATCACGGTCAGGTCCGATGGCGGCGACGACGACGGCGGCGACGGCGAGGTCATCCGGATCTCGCTGAAGTAG
- a CDS encoding MFS transporter gives MIVGNRWFILCLAIVAQIASISALFGVPFVIPALREAYGLTIAQAGTLAGLPSLGLLLTLPGWGVVIDRYGERFTMTASLLLTASALSLLAAVDGPVAAGAVLTLVGAAGGPVNAAGGRLVLGWFSARERGLAMGLRQAAQPLGMGLSAALMPIIAERHGFVAAMLLPAALAVAMAPLVAVFAVRPGPDPRGGDAMMAAETASPYRHAAIWRVHGVSMLLGVPQFTVMTYALVYLVEEHGWSAPLAGAVIAGTQVPGALARLGTGAWSDRVGSRLRPVRIIAAVSGAALLLLAGASVAVPAAAVALLLACLVLSMSHNGLTFTAVAETAGLAWAGRAMAAQNSLQAVSSTLTPVLMGVVIAWQGFTSAFAAAALFCALAVAVVPVGRRSPGATSARSG, from the coding sequence GTGATCGTGGGAAATCGTTGGTTCATCCTCTGTCTCGCCATCGTCGCCCAGATCGCGAGCATCTCCGCGCTGTTCGGGGTGCCGTTCGTCATCCCCGCCCTGCGGGAGGCCTACGGCCTGACGATCGCGCAGGCCGGGACGCTGGCGGGGCTGCCGAGCCTCGGACTGCTGCTGACCCTGCCGGGCTGGGGCGTGGTCATCGACCGCTACGGCGAGCGGTTCACCATGACGGCCAGCCTGCTGCTGACCGCGTCGGCGCTGTCCCTGCTGGCGGCGGTGGACGGGCCTGTCGCCGCCGGAGCCGTGCTGACCCTGGTGGGCGCGGCGGGCGGACCGGTGAACGCCGCAGGCGGACGGCTGGTGCTGGGCTGGTTCTCCGCCCGCGAGCGGGGGCTGGCGATGGGGCTGCGCCAGGCCGCCCAACCGCTCGGGATGGGGCTGTCGGCCGCGCTGATGCCGATCATCGCCGAGCGGCACGGCTTCGTCGCGGCGATGCTGCTGCCGGCCGCGCTCGCCGTGGCCATGGCTCCGCTGGTGGCGGTCTTCGCGGTGCGGCCCGGCCCGGACCCGCGGGGCGGGGACGCCATGATGGCGGCCGAGACCGCCTCGCCCTACCGGCACGCCGCCATCTGGCGGGTGCACGGCGTAAGCATGCTCTTGGGCGTCCCGCAGTTCACCGTGATGACCTACGCGCTGGTCTACCTGGTGGAGGAGCACGGCTGGTCGGCGCCGCTGGCCGGGGCGGTCATCGCGGGCACCCAGGTCCCCGGTGCGCTGGCCCGGCTGGGCACCGGGGCCTGGTCGGACCGGGTGGGCAGTCGGCTGCGACCGGTGCGGATCATCGCCGCGGTCTCGGGGGCCGCGCTGCTGCTGCTCGCCGGCGCCTCGGTCGCCGTTCCCGCGGCGGCCGTCGCGCTCCTGCTCGCCTGCCTGGTGCTGTCGATGAGCCACAACGGGCTGACCTTCACCGCCGTCGCCGAGACGGCGGGCCTGGCCTGGGCCGGGCGGGCCATGGCGGCGCAGAACTCGCTGCAGGCCGTCAGTTCCACGCTGACACCGGTGCTGATGGGCGTGGTGATCGCGTGGCAAGGGTTCACCTCGGCGTTCGCCGCCGCGGCGCTGTTCTGCGCGCTGGCCGTCGCCGTCGTGCCGGTGGGCCGCCGCTCCCCCGGCGCTACTTCAGCGAGATCCGGATGA
- a CDS encoding acyl-CoA thioesterase, giving the protein MTEVATEEAVRNGSGDGGSARRHVHLAHIRFADLDPLNHVNNVRMLTYLEDARISFLRWDDRADGRSRFGGLVVARHEADYVRPLLLRREPVRVETWVTEVRNASFTLEYEVLDDEQVYLRAKSVLVGFDLEAQRVRRLDDAEREYLLGHLATGR; this is encoded by the coding sequence GTGACAGAGGTCGCGACAGAAGAGGCCGTGCGGAACGGGAGCGGGGACGGCGGGTCCGCGCGCCGGCACGTGCACCTCGCCCACATCCGGTTCGCCGACCTCGACCCGCTGAACCACGTCAACAACGTGCGGATGCTGACCTACCTGGAGGACGCCCGCATCTCGTTTCTGAGGTGGGACGACCGCGCCGACGGGCGGTCGCGGTTCGGCGGGCTGGTGGTGGCCCGCCACGAGGCCGACTACGTCCGGCCGCTGCTGCTGCGCCGCGAGCCGGTGCGCGTGGAGACGTGGGTGACCGAGGTGAGGAACGCCAGCTTCACGCTGGAGTACGAGGTCCTCGACGACGAGCAGGTCTACCTGCGCGCCAAGTCGGTCCTCGTGGGGTTCGACCTGGAGGCCCAGCGCGTCCGCCGCCTGGACGACGCGGAGCGGGAGTACCTGCTCGGCCACCTGGCCACCGGGAGGTAG
- a CDS encoding prolyl oligopeptidase family serine peptidase — protein MPEPRYPSAERLELTEELHGRRVPDPYRWLEDPDSTGTKEWSSAQDALFGDAAADLPGRRWFGDQVHALLGAGFEGAPAWRGERRFFTRRTAEQEHGVLYTVDPGSGAERALIDPTALDPDGTTTLDSWRPDREGRLLAYQLSEGGDEEARLRVMDVATGEAVDGPIDRCRYSPIAWLPGGDAFYYVRRLAPDLVPEGEEQYHRRVYLHRVGTPVEEDVLIFGEGRDKTEYYGVAVSRDGRWLLLTSIRGTSSCNDAWIADLAESGPEAPLLSVIQEDVDADASPYVGRDGRLYLFTDRDAPRGRLCVTDPRTPGHEHWRTLIDTDPGAVLSDFAILDGAELESPLLLAGWRRHAISEVTVHDLDTGERLGEVALPGLGSIGGLMERPEGGHEAWFTYTDNTSPVGVHRYDARTGEVTSWATAPGAPEPPEVTTEQVTYTSRDGTPVRMLVLSPPDADGPRPTVLYGYGGFSVSLTPGYSATALAWVRAGGVYAIANLRGGLEEGEEWHRDGMLGNKQNVFDDCASAAEHLIATGVTTADRLSVMGGSNGGLLVGAAITQRPELYAAAVCSAPLLDMVRYERFGLGQLWNVEYGSADDPEALDWLLDYSPYHNVDEGVRYPATLFAVFANDTRVDPLHARKMCAALQHATSGSVAERPILLRCEAEVGHSSRSVSRSVGLSADQLAFLAHHTGLTVPPA, from the coding sequence ATGCCTGAACCCCGCTACCCCTCCGCCGAGCGCCTGGAGCTCACCGAGGAGCTGCACGGCCGCCGGGTCCCCGATCCCTACCGCTGGCTGGAGGACCCCGACTCCACCGGGACCAAGGAATGGTCCAGCGCCCAGGACGCGCTCTTCGGCGACGCGGCCGCGGACCTGCCCGGCAGGCGGTGGTTCGGCGACCAGGTGCACGCGCTGCTGGGCGCGGGGTTCGAGGGCGCTCCGGCCTGGCGCGGCGAGCGGCGGTTCTTCACCCGCCGCACGGCCGAGCAGGAGCACGGCGTGCTCTACACCGTCGACCCCGGTTCCGGGGCCGAGCGCGCCCTGATCGACCCCACGGCCCTCGACCCGGACGGGACCACCACGCTGGACTCCTGGCGGCCGGACCGCGAGGGCCGGCTGCTGGCCTACCAGCTCTCCGAGGGAGGCGACGAGGAGGCCCGGCTGCGGGTCATGGACGTCGCCACCGGCGAAGCGGTGGACGGGCCGATCGACCGCTGCCGCTACTCCCCCATCGCCTGGCTGCCCGGCGGCGACGCCTTCTACTACGTGCGGCGGCTGGCGCCCGACCTGGTGCCCGAGGGCGAGGAGCAGTACCACCGGCGCGTCTACCTGCACCGGGTCGGCACGCCCGTCGAGGAGGACGTGCTGATCTTCGGCGAGGGCCGGGACAAGACCGAGTACTACGGCGTGGCGGTGAGCCGCGACGGCCGGTGGCTGCTGCTGACCTCCATCCGCGGCACCTCCTCGTGCAACGACGCCTGGATCGCCGACCTGGCGGAGAGCGGCCCGGAGGCGCCGCTGCTGTCGGTCATCCAGGAGGACGTGGACGCCGACGCCTCCCCCTACGTCGGCCGGGACGGCCGGCTGTACCTGTTCACCGACCGCGACGCGCCGCGCGGGCGGCTGTGCGTGACCGACCCGCGCACTCCGGGCCACGAGCACTGGCGCACCCTGATCGACACCGACCCCGGCGCGGTCCTCAGCGACTTCGCGATCCTCGACGGGGCCGAGCTGGAGTCCCCGCTGCTGCTGGCCGGGTGGCGGCGGCACGCGATCAGCGAGGTCACCGTGCACGATCTCGACACAGGGGAGCGGCTCGGCGAGGTCGCCCTGCCCGGCCTCGGCTCGATCGGCGGCCTTATGGAGCGCCCGGAGGGCGGCCACGAGGCGTGGTTCACCTACACCGACAACACCTCCCCCGTCGGCGTCCACCGCTACGACGCGCGCACCGGCGAGGTCACGTCGTGGGCGACCGCTCCGGGCGCCCCGGAACCGCCCGAGGTCACAACCGAGCAGGTCACCTACACCTCGCGCGACGGCACGCCGGTGCGGATGCTGGTGCTCTCCCCGCCCGACGCCGACGGCCCGCGGCCGACCGTCCTGTACGGCTACGGCGGCTTCTCCGTCTCGCTGACCCCCGGCTACTCGGCGACGGCGCTGGCCTGGGTGCGCGCCGGCGGCGTGTACGCGATCGCCAACCTGCGCGGCGGCCTGGAGGAGGGCGAGGAGTGGCACCGCGACGGGATGCTCGGCAACAAGCAGAACGTCTTCGACGACTGCGCGAGCGCGGCCGAGCACCTGATCGCCACCGGCGTCACCACCGCCGACCGGCTGTCGGTCATGGGCGGCAGCAACGGCGGCCTGCTGGTGGGGGCCGCGATCACGCAGCGCCCGGAGCTGTACGCCGCCGCGGTGTGCTCGGCCCCGCTGCTGGACATGGTGCGCTACGAGCGGTTCGGCCTGGGCCAGCTCTGGAACGTCGAGTACGGCAGCGCCGACGACCCCGAGGCGCTGGACTGGCTGCTCGACTACTCGCCGTACCACAACGTCGACGAGGGCGTGCGCTATCCGGCGACGCTGTTCGCGGTGTTCGCCAACGACACCCGGGTCGACCCGCTGCACGCCCGCAAGATGTGCGCGGCGCTGCAGCACGCGACCTCCGGGTCCGTGGCTGAGCGCCCGATCCTGCTGCGCTGCGAGGCCGAGGTCGGGCACAGCTCCCGCTCGGTCAGCCGCAGCGTCGGCCTGAGCGCCGACCAGCTGGCCTTCCTCGCCCACCACACCGGCCTGACGGTGCCGCCGGCCTGA
- a CDS encoding HNH endonuclease, producing the protein MLLLNASYEPLTTVPLRRAILLVLREKAEVVHCDAAGAVLHSATTALSVPSVIRLRRYIRVPYRRRVPLTRVALMRRDGHHCAYCGKRAETIDHVIPRSRGGAHVWENVVASCKTCNHRKADRLLDELGWELNVTPTVPRGLHWRLINGEQHGDPLWAPYMARTAA; encoded by the coding sequence GTGCTGCTGCTCAACGCCAGCTATGAACCACTGACGACCGTGCCGCTGCGCCGAGCGATCCTGCTGGTGTTGCGGGAAAAAGCCGAGGTCGTGCATTGCGACGCCGCCGGCGCCGTACTGCACTCGGCCACCACGGCGCTGTCGGTGCCGTCGGTCATCCGGCTGCGCCGCTACATCCGGGTGCCCTACCGGCGCCGGGTGCCGCTCACCAGGGTGGCGCTCATGCGCCGGGACGGACACCACTGCGCCTACTGCGGGAAGCGGGCCGAGACCATCGACCACGTGATCCCGCGCAGCCGCGGCGGCGCACACGTGTGGGAGAACGTCGTGGCCTCCTGCAAGACGTGCAACCACCGCAAGGCCGACCGTCTCCTGGACGAGCTCGGCTGGGAGCTGAACGTCACCCCCACGGTTCCCCGAGGGCTGCACTGGCGGCTCATCAACGGCGAGCAGCACGGCGACCCCCTGTGGGCGCCCTACATGGCGAGAACCGCGGCGTAG
- a CDS encoding MerR — protein MDRPVYRVTVRQEDKRWVAVTDGIAGGVVESRRLDRIEDELRDGLALLLDKDFDSFDLEWDYRLPPRMARAVEEFERARREREAAEEHYRQAAQEAVEALDGLSARDAGILLHLSNQRITQLRSDR, from the coding sequence ATGGATAGGCCGGTTTATCGCGTCACGGTCCGCCAGGAGGACAAGCGGTGGGTCGCCGTCACCGATGGCATCGCGGGCGGCGTTGTGGAGTCGCGGCGGCTGGACCGAATCGAGGATGAACTGCGCGACGGCCTGGCACTGCTCCTCGACAAGGACTTCGATTCCTTCGACCTGGAATGGGACTACCGGCTGCCCCCTCGGATGGCCCGAGCGGTCGAGGAGTTCGAACGGGCCCGCCGCGAGCGCGAGGCCGCCGAAGAGCACTACCGGCAGGCCGCACAAGAGGCAGTCGAGGCCCTCGACGGTCTCTCGGCCCGCGATGCCGGGATACTGCTGCACTTGAGCAATCAGCGCATCACGCAACTGCGCTCGGACCGGTGA
- a CDS encoding FmdB family zinc ribbon protein encodes MPRYDYRCRSCGDTFEVSRPMARANEPAECPQGHDDTVKLLSTVAVGGVAPQPSGGGGGCCGGGCCG; translated from the coding sequence ATGCCTCGCTATGACTACCGCTGCCGCTCCTGCGGTGACACCTTCGAAGTCTCCCGTCCGATGGCGCGGGCCAACGAGCCCGCCGAGTGTCCGCAGGGCCACGACGACACCGTGAAGCTGCTGTCCACCGTCGCCGTCGGCGGCGTCGCGCCGCAGCCCAGCGGCGGTGGCGGCGGGTGCTGCGGCGGGGGGTGCTGCGGCTGA